The genomic window CATAGGTTTTTAAAACCTATGAGGTTTATAAAAACAAAAAACAATTAGAAAATTAAAAATGGGAGCACCACATAATATAAAAAGATACGGTGAAGTCTGGCCGGAATTCAGAATCCGGTACGGGCTTGAAATTTTAGAAAAATTAAAAGATAAAGTCATTATTTCAGGAGGCTGGGCATGGCACTTTATGTCCAAATCCGGGCATACGGAATATAAGCATGCGCATGACCATAAAGATATTGATGTGTTTGTTAAAAAAGAACAGGTCGCGGAAGTCGTAATGATTCTTCAGCAGGAGGGTTTTCAGAAAGTCTGGACCAGATACGATCATCTTCCGAGCCAGGAAAATTTCCGCCGGTACGAGAAAACAACAGAAATGGAAAACGGAAAATTCCACAGGATCACTATCGATTTCTTTGAAAGGAATGATCTGGAAACAGTTGAAACCAATGGATTTACTGTAGTAAAACCGGAGGTTCTTCTTTCTTTTTACAGAAATATCCATTCCAGTGATAAATGCTGGGCGGTAATGGCCGCAAAAGATCTGGTGGAAAAAGGAATTGATCCTGTTGGCCATCCGAGATTAAGTGAAATGCCAAAATAAAGAAAAATGCAAAAAAGATATAAACAACAATATTCTTCCTATTACAACACCGCTCTGGTCGTTTGTCCCAATTGCGGAGAAGATGCCCTGGTGAAAAACGTAGGTAATTATAAGCAGGCTTCTCTGGAATGCCGGCATTGCAGTTTACGGAAGAGCGGAAATGAACTGGTGTTTTACAAAGCTTTTATAAAGCTGTATTGCCCTTCTTGTGCACATCCGATCCGTTATGAGCAGGGAAAGTTAAAAGAAAAGCCTCAAAATATTACGGTACCATGTGACGAATGCGATGCTTCATTTCAGGTTCAACCGAAAATAGAGAAATATTTAGATTCTTACGGAAGAGAAACAGGACTGATCCATGATCCGGTTTTCGGATATCCGTACTTTTTTCAGGAAGATTTTAAAGGAAAACTCTTTTGGGCCAAAAACAGAGAACATCTGCTGGAAATGGAAAGTTACGTTTCTTCCGGTCTGAGAACGCTTCCTTACAGAATGCGTATGGTAGAAAGACTGCCGACTTTTATTAAAGAAGCTAAAAACCGGGAAGCCATCTTAAAAATTTTACAGAAATGGAAAAACTCATACAAATAACCGCAGGAAAAGGACCTCTGGAATGCCAGTGGGTCGTCGCCAAAGTGCTGAAAGTTTTTCTGGAAGAAATAAAGAACAATAACATAGCCTATGAAATCATCCATCGTGAAAACGGTGATGAAAACCTGACGCTGAAATCCGTAACCCTCCTTTTGAAATCAAAAGATATACAGGATTTTTTAGCATCATGGCTGGGAAGCGTCTGCTGGATTGGCAAAAGCACCTTCCGGAAACAGCATAAACGCAGCAACTGGTTTGTTGGGATCTTTGAACTCGAAGAATTGGAGAAAGTCAGCTTTCATGAAAAAGATATTCAGTTTCAGACTGTAAGGAGCCAGGGAAGCGGCGGACAAAATGTGAATAAGGTGAACACGGCCGTACGGGCAACACATATCCCGACCGGCCAAAGTGTTTTCGTACAGGACTCCCGTTCGCAGCTTGAAAATAAAAAACGTTCAGTAGAGCGGCTGAAAGCAAAAGTCCTGGAGCAGAATATAATACAGCTGCAGAAAAGAATGCAGGAAACGTGGAACAACCACCTGAATGTACAGCGCGGAAATCCGGTGAGAACATTCTCCGGAACCGATTTTAAAAAGAATTATCAGGAAAAGTCTTTTAAGAAACAGAGGCATCACCTGAAAAATGAACTCAAAAATTATAGAAATGACCTTAACTAAAAGTAAATATTATTTTGAAGCCCTCGACCATTATCCGTACAACCTGCCGGATTGTATGGAAGCTTTGAATTATGCCCTCTCTTATGATCCGGAAGATGCCGATGCGCTCTGTCTTATGGGCAGGATCTACAGCGAAATGCTCAGCGATTACGAAAAAGCAAAATGCTATTTTGAAGAAGCCATGCAATATGATGTAACCAATGTTAATACACCACAATATTATATTATCTGTCTGCTGAATAACGAAGATCTTCAGGAAGCCGAAAAGCTGATTGAATATTCACTGAAAATAAAAGGCGTTGATAAGGCAACCCTGTGGATGTACAGATCCATGCTTTCCGAGAAAAGAGGAAGTCTGGTGAATGCACTGAAATTTTTAACACAGGCAGAGAAGTATTGCTTTACGGAGTGCAGTCTGAGCAATATAAAAAGCCGCAAAAAATTTATCAAATCCAAAATGCCTAAAAAACCCAAAATTAAAAAGGAAAAGGAGACGAAATAAGTCTCCTTTTTTATAAATTTAATGATGAAATTACGGTTTGAAATAAAACAGCTCCGGCTAAAGGAGACATTTTCTATTGCTTATGGAAATTACGATAGGAGAGAGGCCCTGCTAGTAAAATTACAACATAACGACTGTTCCGGCTACGGTGAATGTGTAGCCATCGATTACTATAAAATAGATCTGCCGAAATTTATTTTATCCTTAAAGGAAATTCAGCAGCGGATCGAAAGCCAGGATATCGTTCCCCCAAAGGCATTTTTTAGTTTTCTGCTGGGCCTGTCTCTTCATCAGTTCTTACTTTCTGCACTGGATTGCGCTTACTGGGACCTTTTCGGAAAGCTCGAAAATAAAAGTTTTATCGAACTGAATAACCTGCCTTCAAAAGATTTGGCAGAAAGCTCCATTACGGTTTCCGTAGGGGAAATTGAGCATCAGATCGAAAAGATTAGAAACAGCAGCTGGAACAGGTTCAAAGTAAAATGCAAAGGACTGAACAAACGGCATGTTGAGAAGCTCTTGCAACTTGATCTGCCTATCGCTTTGGATTCCAACGCCAGTTTTACCGATGAAGATTGTATATGGCTGCAGGAAAATGTGGACGTCCAAAAATTTTCCTACCTCGAGCAACCCAGGCCGGTGGGTCATTTTCAGGTTTTATCTAAAGAAGGTTTTGCCAACTGGATGGCAGATGAAGATTGCCAGAACATCAGTTCGCTGGAACAGCTGACTCCCTTCTACAAAAGCATTAATATCAAACTTATGAAATGTGGCGGCTTGACTCCTGCTTTAGAAATGGTATCAAAAGCCCGGGCGTTAAACTATAAAATTATGATCGGCTGTATGACAGAATCGACCGTCGGAATTTCCGCAGGCTGTGTTTTGGCCGGGTTGGCCGACTACGCCGATCTGGATGGCGCGAATCTTATTGCCAACGACTATGCTTCCGGCAGTTTTGTAGACCATGGTAAGATCATCCTGTCTCCAAAACCGGGGCTGGGAATTGAAATGTTGTAAAGTGAATGGTCAATTTGCTGTGCGCGTGAATTTTTTCCTGATCAGTTAAACAGAAATAAATAAAAAATAGGCTTTTGAGAAAGCCTATTTTTTATTTACGGAGATCAGATAATCATAAACCATCTGATGTTGTTCATCGGTTAATTTGGCTTTCGGAGCCATTCTGCTCAGCGTATTGATCCATCCCTGGTCATCATGCTTTGCAGGATCAGGTAGCTTGTGGCATCGGTTACACGAATTTTCAAAAATACTTTTACCCTGAGCCAGCTGTTCGGATGAGGTGTATTTCGGCCCGGTTACGGCCACGCTTTTTGGTCCACACGATATCATCATCGTTGCGGAAGCGGCGATCATTCCCAACATCAGTTTTTTCATAATAATATTTTTTTATAGTGAATTATTTTTTCACAGACACGATATAATCGTATACCCACTGGTGCTGCTCATCGGTCAGTTTTGCCTTTGGAGCCATCCAGTTCATAATTCCTACCCATTGTACCGGTGTATGAGCGGTCGGATCCGGCAGTTTGTGGCATCTTCCGCACGAGTTTTCGAAGATGCTTTTTCCCTGCGCGATTTGCGCTGCCGTAGATTTGGAAGCTACCGGAGTGGTTGCCGTAGAAGCCTTCGGTGTACAGGATGCCAGTAAAATAGCAGTGAACGAAGCTACAGCAATGATTTTTTTCATGTCTAAACAATTTTTGATTGAAACAAATGTAGCAAATTCCCTCTGCCATTGATAAACAGCTGCTTAATTTAGAAGAAATACAAATTAGAAAGGACAGGAGGGGTAAATGGTGAATTTTGCTTTGCAAATCAGTTTTGTTTCGCAAGTGAATTTAAGACCGCAGAAATTGACCATCGACTCGAAGAAATTCACAATTGACGTTCCGGTTCTTGTGAATTGCCGTTGATGGGATAATTTCCATACATTGAAAACAAAAATTCGAAGACAAGATCAATGGACTCTTGACGGTTCAAGCTTTAATCCTTATTTTTGAATCAATGAAATTTTCTACAGAAGAGCTGATAAACGGAATACAGTCGGGAAACAAACGCCTGATCGGGAAAGCCATTACCTTAGTGGAAAGTAAAAAAGCCGAGCACCGGCAGCAGGCGGAAGAACTGCTGAAACAGCTGATGCCCTACACCGGAAATTCCGTGAGGGTAGGAGTGACGGGGGTTCCGGGAGCCGGAAAATCTACCTTCATCGAAAATTTCGGGAGATTGGCGATTGCCAACGGAAAAAAAGTAGCCGTCCTGGCGATCGATCCAAGCTCGGCCATCAACAAAGGCAGCATTTTGGGCGATAAAACAAGGATGGAAGAACTGGCGAAAGAAGAAAATGCCTTTATCCGCCCTTCTCCAAGCTCCGGATTTCTGGGAGGAGTAGCCAATACCACTTTTGAGACCATGATGATCTGTGAAGCGGCAGGCTACGATTATATTTTAATTGAAACCGTAGGCGTAGGACAGTCGGAAGTACTGGTCGCCGACATTACCGATGTTTTCTTATTTTTGAAAATCATCGGCGGCGGCGATGAGCTTCAGGGGATCAAGCGCGGAATCATGGAGATGGTAGATCTTATTTTCATCAATAAAGTAGAGCAGGACAATCTGCAGAAAGCCAAAAATACAAGGCTGGAGCTTAAACGGGCTTTAGACTTTATTCCGCCCAAAGAAAAAGGCTGGAAAGTTCCCGTTTTGCTCGGTTCGGCTTTACGGAACGAAGGGTTACCGGATATTTTTGAAAAAATTAATGACTTCATCAGCCTGAAGAAGAAAACCGGCCGATTTGAAGAAGTCCGCATTCAGCAGGCTGAAAAAAGGTTCGAGTATTGGGTTCAGGAATATATCCTGTCGATGATGAAGAAAAATAATTCGGTAGAAGAAGCCTATATTCAGCACAAAAAAAATGCTTCGGCAATGGTTTCCAATCCCAGTACCGAAGCAAAGTTATTCGTAGAAAAATTCTTATCCAAAGAATGATTATTCAGCAGAGGGCTTTTCTTTAGGTTCTTCATTTTTGGTGATGTACCCGTCATAAGAAATCGGCTGACGGTCGTTGCTTCTGATCGAAGTAAAAGCTTTTCCGTTTTTGAAAACTTCAATGGTGATTTCATCTACGGTACTTTGGTCATTAACCTTAATTTTCACAATGGTTTTACCCTTTTTGCCTGCCGATTGGCTTACATTAAAATCTTTTGTTGTAAACCGGTAACCGGACTGGCTTGTATTGCCGTATGAAGGATTGAATACCCGGCCGAAATAAGGCAGGGCCACATCCAGTTTACCTTTTCTTACATCAATGGAATAGTTGCCTCCCGAAAGATCCAGAATTCTTGTAGACGTTGTGTTGGGAAGTGAATTCATTACATTGATGACATCATAATTCGTAGGCGTTGCCCGTTGGGCATGAAATGAGAAGTCCCCGGAATTAACGAGCGCAGTAACTGCCTGGGCATCTCCTGTTCCTGTCTGTGACGAGCAGCTTTGGAAAGATAGCAGAAAACCTAAGATGAATATAATTGAAATATACTTTTTCATGTTTTTATAATAATTAATTAGTATCTCTAAACAAGCAAAATGTATGCAAATATACCGATAGAAAATTATTTTGGAATAAAAATTGTAAAGGTTGAACTAATACACTCGAAATATGAAAATAAAACACATTTTTGGAATAGGAGCAATGGCTCTTTCAGTGGCAGCCTGTACTACAAACCCGATTACGGGAAGATCCTCATTACAGCTGGCCAACAATTCAGAGATTGCAACAATGGCAGCCCAGGAATACAGAACTACCTTAGGAAAATCTAAAGTGGTTACAGGAACGGCAGACGCAAGAAGAGTGACGAGCGTTGGATCAAGAATTAAATCTGCTGCCGAAAGATACTATCAGCAAATCGGACGTTCCGGAGACCTTGCCAATTACAACTGGGAATTTAATCTTATCCAGAGCAACGAACTCAACGCATGGTGTATGCCTGGCGGTAAAGTAGCGGTATATACCGGTATTCTGCCGATTACAAAAAATGAAAGCGGATTGGCTGTAGTAATGGGACACGAGGTTTCGCATGCTTTAGCAGGACATGGAAATGAAAGAATTTCTCAAGCCATGGTTGCACAATATGGAGGACAGATCCTTGGAGGGTCTATTTCCAATGCACAATGGGCAAGTGTTTTCCAGCAGGTTTATCCTATCGGTTCTCAGGTAGCTTTACTGAAATATGGCAGAAACCAGGAATCTGAAGCAGATGAAATGGGATTGTACCTGATGTCGATGGCTGGATATGATCCGAGAGAAGCGATCCCATTCTGGAGCAGAATGGAAGCGGCATCCAAAGGGGCCAGACAACCGGAATTCCTTTCAACGCACCCGAATCCGCAAACCAGAATTGCAGATATCAACAAAGATTTGCCAAAAGCACTTGAATACTACAGAGCTGCAGGAGGAAAAATATAACATTAAATTTAATTCAGAATAAAAATAAAAGCCTTATTGAATTTTATTAAATTTGATAAGGCTTTTTAATACCAAACACACTATGAAAAATTTAACCATTATCGGGCTTGTGCTTCTTGCCGTTTCTATTCTGCTGTTTTACCTTACAGCCAACAATTTTACCATTAACGATTTGGGAATGCCTCATATTATGGGTATCCTGGGAGGAATTGGGATCGGTCTTATCATCGGAGGAATGGTAGGCTATGTAAGCAAAGGCAGTGCTATAAAGGAAGAGCAGAAGAGAAAAGAATACCAGCAATTGCAGAGAGAAAAAGAAGAGCTGGAGAAGCAGGCCGCTGAAATCGCAAGACGTGAAGCCGAACTTCAGCAGCAAAGATCTTATAACAATCAAAATCCTCAAATCTAATGATCTGAGGATTTTTTATTAGTCGTTATTTTCGTTACTTAAAATTTATACCCAACACCTACCATAAAAAGGTTCGGTCTGTTGTCATAACGTATTTCTGTACCTGAAACCCTGTTGATAAAATTTCTGGAGTCTTTGCTGAAAGCTCCTTCATACTTTGCATTTACCAGGAATTGTTTAATTTCAAGCTGGGCTCCGAACTGGTAACCTACGGTAAAATTATTGCTTGCATTTTCCTGGAAGTCGTTGAAGGTATCTTCTTTTGCCAGATTATAACTTGCTACGGGCCCAATATATACGCCTAAAAGATCACCCAATACTTTATGCCCTACCAGAACAGGAAGGTCAATACGGCTGCTTTTAACATCAAAAGTTGTATTCTCTGTGGTGAATTCATTTTTGAAATTCGTGTAGTATAATTCCGGCATTAAGAAAAATGATGCGGGAAGATTGGCTTTCAGGGACAACCCTACGTTGAATCCTACGTTATTCTTTCCTTCTCCCTGGATGGCCTGGTTTACCGTACCTTTAAAGTTTTGCCACGAAGGAGATCCTGTAGGGAAGATTAGGTTTACTTTACCTGCCAGGGAAACCTGGGCTGAAGCAAAGACTGAAAATCCTATTAATGCGATACTAATTGCCTTTTTCATTGTCGTCTATTTTTGTGATTGTATTATCAATAGTCTTATTATTCTCAAGCAGATATTCTCTAAGCTCTTTAAACAGTTCCGATGAATAAACGAAATCAATCAGGTTTTTATTGCCTGCCGTAATCAGTACATCCTTATTTCCTTCCCATTCTTTAAGACCCAACCTTAGATAAACGATTTTTTCACCGATCGTCATTACCGAATTCATATCGTGGGTATTAATAATGGTGGTGGTATTATATTCTTTGGTAATCTCAATCAGAAGATCATCAATAATGTTTGAAGTATAAGGATCCAGCCCGGAATTGGGCTCATCACAGAAAAGGTATTTCGGGTTATTTACAATGGCCCTAGCAATAGCTACCCTTTTCTGCATTCCCCCGGAAATTTCAGATGGAAATTTCCTGTTGGCTTTATCCAGGTGAACTCTTCCGATTACATCAAAAACCCTTTTCTTCTTTTCCCTGAAGGTAAGATTGGTAAACATATCCAGCGGGAACATAATATTTTCTTCTACCGTCAGGGAATCGAACAATGCGCTGCCTTGGAATACCGTTCCGATTTCAGACCGGAGGTGCTGTTTCTCATCACGGGTCATTACATTAATATCTTTTCCGTCGAATAAGATTTCCCCTGACGTCGGCTGATACACATTCAATAAGCTTTTCAGAAAAACGGTTTTTCCTGATCCACTTTGCCCAATTATTAAATTTACTTTTCCTTTATCAAAACTTGTAGAAATTCCTTTCAGTACCTCCACACTATCAAAACTCTTTTTAAGATCTTTTACCTCAATCATCAGCTTAAAATTAATTGGGTTAATAACAACTCCGAAAGGATAATGAAAACCATCGTCCAAACTACTGCTTGTGTACTTGCTCTACCTACTTCCAGGGAACCTCCTTTTACATTATATCCGAAATAGGAAGGAACCGTGGCAATAACAAAAGCAAAAACGATTGTTTTGGTAAATGCATAATAAACGAAAAGATTTGGCATATACATCTGGATCCCAGTAATATAATCATTTGTCGTCCAGTTACCCGTTAAAATCCCTGCGATGTAACCGCCTCCGATACCAAATACAATACTGATGGCGATCAATAAAGGGTTGAAAATAACACAGGCAATAATTTTCGGGAAAATAAGGAAGTTGGGAGAATTTACTCCCATGATATCCAAAGCATCGATCTGTTCCGAAACCCTCATCGTACCGATACTGGAAGCAATGTACGATCCTACTTTTCCTGCTAAGATAAGACTGATAATAGTAGGAGAGAATTCCAGTACCAAAACGGCCTTCGTCGCATATCCTACAAATGAAGGCGGAATCGGAAATGATGATGCGTCGAAATTATTAAACATCTGGATGGCAACTACCGCTCCTACGAATATAGATGTAAAGATCACCAACCCAAAAGAGTTGACGCCCAAATCATTGATTTCTCTCATGAACAGCTTCCAGAATACCCTCATTTTCTGAGGTTTCTGGATGGATTTGCCTAGAAGAAGGATATATTCTCCAATTGCTGTAAAAAACTTTTTTAACATTCTGCTAAATTAGACTTTTTTTATTGAATTAAATTAAAGTTGAGGTTAAGACTCAGGCTTTACTTTTCTACTGAAATGTAGTATATCATAATGTAGACCAAACAAAACTATTTTGCATTTTTATCGCCCGTTATCAACAGTAAAATGGTTTTCATGATGATCACGAAGTCAAGCAGAAAGCTCCAGTTTCTTACGTAGAAAGCATCTGCCAAAACCCTTTTGTTCATTTCTACTTTTACATTTCCTGCATCGCCGCGCAGCCCGTTTACTTGTGCCAGCCCGGTAATCCCGGGGCTTACCATGCTTCGTAAGCTGTAACGCCCGATTTTAGGTTTGTAATAATCATCTACCGCCAGCATATGCGGTCTTGGTCCTACGACCGACATTTCGCCTTTGAGCACATTCAGAAACTGCGGCATTTCGTCAAGACTGGTCTTTCTTAAAACTTTTCCAAGCCGGGTAATCCTCGAGTCGTTTTCAGCGGTTGTTCTTGTAGATGATTCCTCATTTACCACCATTGTCCGGAACTTAATGCATCGGAATACCTCTTCATGGAACCCATATCTTTCCTGAATAAAAAATACCGGGCCCTTTGAGGATAATCTGATGAGAATAGCGATAATTGGGAACAGCCAGGAGCAGATTCCCACCAATACAATGACAGAAAATACAATATCAAATGCTCTTTTCAACAGAAAATTGGAATAATAATCCAGCGGATACTTTGCCTGGTTCAGAACAGGCTGTGTCTGGATATAACCCATGTTGTATAAAAAGAAATTATTCTGTGCAATACTCGGAAGCAGAGAAATATTAACTTTATTGGCTTCAGCCAGTCTGAAAATTTCTTTTTCCTCCCGGTCATCATAGGTATTTTCTATCGGGATAAATAAGGTATGGATCCCATTGCTTTTCCAGAATTCCACCAGTTCATCAGGCTTTATTTCGGTTTTCGGATATTCAAAAATCTTGTATCCGTAGTCTTTTCTTTCTTTCAGAACATTCTTTAGAACCTCCGAAGAACTGTTTTCATTGAGGAACATGATATTCCGGTGATTGATTCCCAGGCTCCGGATATATTTGATCCCGAAAAAGATCAGCGATTTAGCCAGGAATATGAAGAAAAACAAGTAAAATGAAAGCCAGTAGATATCTGAATTGAAAAATACATTGTAACTGACTTTTCCAAGCAGTAAAAGCCCGAGAATAAACAGCAAAAAATGGACAAGAAGACGCTCCAGAAATAAAGTATAGGTTAAATTCCTCGGGATATTATAGATCTTTGTTCTGCCACTGAGCAGCATCCAGAACAAAAATAATAAGGCAAGGGAAAATAAATTCTGGTACCAGGTTTCCTGATTGTACTTTAAATTCTGGTTCCTGCTCAGGAAAAAGAATATAAAAATAGATGCAATAACCAGAAGGTCAAGCAAAACGATGATTAATTTAAGGTATCTGGAATATCGAATTCTCTGCATCTATCAGCATTTCGGATACAATAAGGCTAATTTACATATTTTTACGGAATATTCAGATATTTATGCGTCTGAACCGAAGCCCTCCATTCAGGGTGCTCCAGAATAAAATCTGTAATTTTTGGATACATTTCATCCCGCTTGCTCCATTCGCTCTGAAGATACAAAGTACAGTTTGCAGAAACTTTCGCCGCCTGTTCCTGCGCAAATTTAAAATCGTTGTTATTGAAAACGATAACTTTAAGTTCGTGGGCCCTGGCATAGATTTCTTCTTTCGGAAGCCCGGTTTTTTTAGGTGAAAGCGTAATCCAGTCGATCTGCCCGCTCATCGGATAAGCTCCTGAAGTTTCAATGTGAACGGTGCAGCCAAGGGCTTTTAACCTGGAAGTTAACACATCAAGATTCCACATTAAAGGCTCTCCGCCTGTTAAAACAATAGTTTTGCAGTGCCTTGCCGCTGTTTCTGCAATTTCTTGTGCATTCATCAGCGGATGCAGGGTCGGATCCCAGCTTTCTTTTACATCACACCAATGGCACCCGACATCGCAGCCGCCCAATCGAATAAAGTATGCTGCTTTTCCGGTATGTGCCCCTTCTCCCTGAAGAGTGTAAAAATGCTCCATCACCGGGAGCATTTTACCTTCTTTTAATAAAATATCTTCTTCTATTTTCATTTTACAATTAGTCGTTATAGACCGAAGTTTTGTAAGCAATGATGGTATTTTTCATCAGCATTGCTCTGGTCATAGGCCCAACACCTCCCGGTACCGGCGTGATCCAGCTTGCTTTTGCAGCGCAGCTGTCGAAATCCACATCACCTGCCAGGTAATATCCTTTTGGAGAATCGTTGTCTACTCTTGTAATCCCTACGTCCACGATTACGGCTCCTTCCTTGATCATATCTCCTTTCAGGAAATGAGGATCTCCCAGGGCGGTAATAACGATGTCTGCCTTTTTAGTATATTCTTCGATGTCTTTCGTATAAGAGTGAGTAAGGGTAACGGTAGAATTTCCCGGAAAATCTTTTCTTCCCATCAGAATACTCATTGGTCTTCCTACGATTTTGCTTCTTCCGATAATGACACAGTCTTTCCCTTTTGTTTCAATATTATATCTTTCTAATAACGTTAAAATCCCAAACGGGGTAGCCGGTAAAAAAGTATCCATTTCCAAGGCCATCCTTCCGAAATTTTCCGGGTGGAAGCCATCTACGTCTTTTCTTGGGTCGATGGCGTTAATGATTTTTTCCTGATCGATCTGGTCCGGCAAAGGAAGCTGAACGATAAACCCGTCCACTGCTTTCGACTTGTTCAATTCATCAATTTTTTCCAATAATTCAGATTCGGAAACCGTGCTTGGAAATTTTACAAGGCTCGACTGAAATCCTACTTCCTCACAGTCTTTTACTTTGGAATTCACATACGCTTTGCTCGCTCCGTTGTTCCCCACCAGAATGGCTACCAAATGCGGGGCTCTTCTTTTTCCGGCAACGATTTTTTCAACCTCAGCCTTGATTTCCTGTTTTATTTCTTTGGATATTTTTAATCCGTCAAGAATTTCTGCCATTTTTACTTTTATTTATTAGATTTATAATAATTAATCAGTCCGTTGGTTGAAGTATCATGAGAGGTAACCGTCTCATTGCTTTCAAGTTCCGGTAAGATTTTATTAGCTAAAACTTTTCCTAATTCCACTCCGAACTGGTCGAAACTGAAAATATTCCAGATCACACCCTGTACGAAAATCTTGTGCTCATACAACGCAATCAGTTGTCCTAATGAAAAAGGAGTTAATTCGTTGAATAAAAAAGAGTTGGTAGGAGTATTTCCGTGGAAGACCTTATAATTTAACAGGAATTCGATTTCTTCATCGGATTTTCCTGATGCTTTAAGTTCTGCCTCAACTTCTTCTTCCGTTTTCCCGAAAGCAAGGGCTTCGGTCTGGGCAAAGAAATTGGCCAGTAATTTATCCTGATGGTCGGCCACTTTATTCGGGCTTTTTGCATAAGCAATAAAATCAGCCGGAATCAATTCTGTTCCCTGGTGGATCAGCTGATAGAATGCGTGCTGTCCGTTGGTTCCAGGCTCTCCCCAGATGATCGGTCCCGTTTCATAATCTACAAACTCCCCGTTACGGTCTACACATTTTCCGTTGCTTTCCATATCGCCCTGCTGAAAATAAGCCGGGAAACGGTCTAAATATTGAGAGTAGGGAAGGATAGCATAAGTGGTTGCCGCATAGAAATTGCGGTACCAGATTCCGATAAGTCCCATGAGAACAGGAATGTTTTCTGAGAAGTCTGCGGTCTGGAAATGCTGGTCGGTATCATAAGCTCCTCTTAACAGCTGCTCAAAATTTTCGTAACCTACCGCCAGCACGATGCTTAAGCCGATGGCACTCCAAAGGGAATATCTTCCGCCAACCCAATCCCAGAATTCAAAGATATTCTCTTCTGCAATTCCGAAATCTTTAACGGCCTGGACATTAGTAGATAAAGCAACAAAGTGTTTTGCTACATCTTCCTGTTTTCCAGCTTTTAAAAACCAGTCTCTTGCCGAATGGGCATTGGTCATGGTCTCCTGGGTGGTAAATGTTTTGGAAGCGATGATGAATAAAGTGGTCTCAGGATTTAAGTTCTTTACCACTTCTGCGAGATGATTACCATCCACATTGGAAACAAAGTGAACGTTTAATCTTGTTTTAAAATGCTTAAGCGCAGAAACAACCATTACCGGTCCCAGATCCGAACCTCCGATCCCGATATTCACTACATCCGTAATCTCTTTTCCACTGAATCCTTTATGTGTTCCTGAAATAATGCTTTCGGAAAAAGATTTCATATGATCCAGCACCCTTTTAATTTGAGGCTTGATATTTTCCCCGTCTACCAGAATTTCTTTATCCGAAAAATCCCTTAAAGCCGTATGCAATACTGCTCTTCCTTCCGTTTCGTTGATCTTATCACCGGAAAACATTTTGGAA from Chryseobacterium sp. SORGH_AS_0447 includes these protein-coding regions:
- a CDS encoding ABC transporter ATP-binding protein — encoded protein: MIEVKDLKKSFDSVEVLKGISTSFDKGKVNLIIGQSGSGKTVFLKSLLNVYQPTSGEILFDGKDINVMTRDEKQHLRSEIGTVFQGSALFDSLTVEENIMFPLDMFTNLTFREKKKRVFDVIGRVHLDKANRKFPSEISGGMQKRVAIARAIVNNPKYLFCDEPNSGLDPYTSNIIDDLLIEITKEYNTTTIINTHDMNSVMTIGEKIVYLRLGLKEWEGNKDVLITAGNKNLIDFVYSSELFKELREYLLENNKTIDNTITKIDDNEKGN
- a CDS encoding outer membrane beta-barrel protein, whose amino-acid sequence is MKKAISIALIGFSVFASAQVSLAGKVNLIFPTGSPSWQNFKGTVNQAIQGEGKNNVGFNVGLSLKANLPASFFLMPELYYTNFKNEFTTENTTFDVKSSRIDLPVLVGHKVLGDLLGVYIGPVASYNLAKEDTFNDFQENASNNFTVGYQFGAQLEIKQFLVNAKYEGAFSKDSRNFINRVSGTEIRYDNRPNLFMVGVGYKF
- a CDS encoding M48 family metallopeptidase, with amino-acid sequence MKIKHIFGIGAMALSVAACTTNPITGRSSLQLANNSEIATMAAQEYRTTLGKSKVVTGTADARRVTSVGSRIKSAAERYYQQIGRSGDLANYNWEFNLIQSNELNAWCMPGGKVAVYTGILPITKNESGLAVVMGHEVSHALAGHGNERISQAMVAQYGGQILGGSISNAQWASVFQQVYPIGSQVALLKYGRNQESEADEMGLYLMSMAGYDPREAIPFWSRMEAASKGARQPEFLSTHPNPQTRIADINKDLPKALEYYRAAGGKI
- a CDS encoding exopolysaccharide biosynthesis polyprenyl glycosylphosphotransferase is translated as MQRIRYSRYLKLIIVLLDLLVIASIFIFFFLSRNQNLKYNQETWYQNLFSLALLFLFWMLLSGRTKIYNIPRNLTYTLFLERLLVHFLLFILGLLLLGKVSYNVFFNSDIYWLSFYLFFFIFLAKSLIFFGIKYIRSLGINHRNIMFLNENSSSEVLKNVLKERKDYGYKIFEYPKTEIKPDELVEFWKSNGIHTLFIPIENTYDDREEKEIFRLAEANKVNISLLPSIAQNNFFLYNMGYIQTQPVLNQAKYPLDYYSNFLLKRAFDIVFSVIVLVGICSWLFPIIAILIRLSSKGPVFFIQERYGFHEEVFRCIKFRTMVVNEESSTRTTAENDSRITRLGKVLRKTSLDEMPQFLNVLKGEMSVVGPRPHMLAVDDYYKPKIGRYSLRSMVSPGITGLAQVNGLRGDAGNVKVEMNKRVLADAFYVRNWSFLLDFVIIMKTILLLITGDKNAK
- a CDS encoding ABC transporter permease, with translation MLKKFFTAIGEYILLLGKSIQKPQKMRVFWKLFMREINDLGVNSFGLVIFTSIFVGAVVAIQMFNNFDASSFPIPPSFVGYATKAVLVLEFSPTIISLILAGKVGSYIASSIGTMRVSEQIDALDIMGVNSPNFLIFPKIIACVIFNPLLIAISIVFGIGGGYIAGILTGNWTTNDYITGIQMYMPNLFVYYAFTKTIVFAFVIATVPSYFGYNVKGGSLEVGRASTQAVVWTMVFIILSELLLTQLILS
- a CDS encoding 7-carboxy-7-deazaguanine synthase QueE, which translates into the protein MKIEEDILLKEGKMLPVMEHFYTLQGEGAHTGKAAYFIRLGGCDVGCHWCDVKESWDPTLHPLMNAQEIAETAARHCKTIVLTGGEPLMWNLDVLTSRLKALGCTVHIETSGAYPMSGQIDWITLSPKKTGLPKEEIYARAHELKVIVFNNNDFKFAQEQAAKVSANCTLYLQSEWSKRDEMYPKITDFILEHPEWRASVQTHKYLNIP